ATGCGGAGATAGAACGAACGTTAGTAGGGCTAGGTTTTAGTAGAGAAGACTTTAATCGCTCGACTTCTGAGTTTAGTGGTGGTTGGAGAATGCGTATCGAATTGGCTAAATTACTTTTACGTCGACCAGATGTATTACTCCTTGATGAGCCAACCAATCACTTGGATATAGAATCAATCCAGTGGCTTGAATTTTTTCTGGCTAATCGGGCAAATGCTGTTGTACTGGTTAGTCATGACCGGGCTTTTATCAACAATGTAACGACGCGTACCATTGAAATTTCATGTGGACAGATATATGATTATAAGGTATGCTATGACGATTTTATGGTTTTGCGTAAAGAACGTAGAGAACAGCAATTGCGAGCTTATGAAAATCAACAAAAGCAGATTCAAGATACAGAAGATTTTATTGAACGCTTTCGTTATAAAGCGACAAAATCGGTACAGGTACAAAGCCGGATAAAGCAGCTACAAAAAATAGAACGGATAGAAATAGATGAGGAGGATAACTCTGCTTTAAAACTAAAATTTCCTCCTGCTTCTCGTTCAGGTAGTTACCCTATTATCTGTGAAGGGGTGAAGAAATGTTATGGCGAACATGTGGTTTTTCATGATGTGGATTTGACTATTAATCGAGGTGAGAAAGTTGCTTTTGTAGGTAAGAATGGGGAAGGAAAGTCAACCTTGGTAAAATGTATCATGGGAGAAATCGACTTTGAAGGCAAACTGACTGTCGGTCATAATGTGCAAATAGGCTACTTCGCACAAAATCAGGCACAAATGCTTGATGAAAATTTAACTGTTTTTGATACGATTGATCGGGTAGCTGTTGGAGATATCCGTACAAAGATTCGTGATATCTTAGGTGCTTTTATGTTTGGAGGTGAAGCCTCGGATAAAAAGGTTAAAGTCCTTTCAGGAGGTGAACGGACTCGTTTAGCTATGATTAAGTTACTTCTCGAACCGGTTAACTTTTTAATCCTTGATGAACCGACGAACCATCTTGATATGCGGTCGAAAGATGTGCTGAAAGAGGCTATACGTGAGTTTGACGGAACAGTGATTTTAGTAAGTCACGATCGTGATTTTTTAAATGGTCTTGCGACTAAAGTATATGAGTTCGGTAGTGGTTTGGTGAAAGAACATTTGGGAGGTATCTATGATTTCTTGCAGCGGAAGAAGATTGAGAGTCTGGACGAATTGCAAAAAGCACCTTCCTTATCTGCTAATACATCGACTTCTACTGACGAGGAAAATCAAAGCTCTGTTTCTGAAAGTAAGCTCTCTTATGAGGCTCAAAAAGAGTTTAATAAGAAGGTCAAAAAACTGGAGAAAGCTATTACTAATTGCGAAGCGGAGATAAATCAACTGGAATCGGCTATTGCTATTATTGAATCTAGAATGGCTACTGTTGAAGGAGCATCGGATATGGCTCTTTATGAACAACATCAGAAGCTTAAACAACAACTGGATAAAATGGTAGAGGAGTGGGAACAGAAATCTCTTGAACTAGAAGAGACTAAAACAAATTAAACTTTGTATATGTTTTGAATATTACATAACTCAATAAATAACAATGAAAGCTAGAAATTATTTACCAATTCTTGCATTCTGCCTTATTGGCGGAGGCTGTAGCAGTAAAAAAGAAGCTGCGTTAACTTCGGGCATTGATTTTGCCAACCTTGATACGACCGCTTTGCCGGGAACAAGTTTTTATGAATATGCTGATGGTGGCTGGTTGAAAAGTCATCCTTTGACTGATGAGTATTCTCGCTTTGGCTCTTTTGATATGCTTGCTGAAAATAATCGTAAGCAATTAAAAGAATTAATTGAGGGCTTAGCTAAAGAAAAACATGACGAGGGTAGCGTTGCCCAGAAAATAGGTGATTTGTATAATATGGCTCTTGATAGTGCAAAGCTTAATAAAGATGGTTATGAACCCATTAAAGCAGAGCTCGAAGCTATCGCTTCTTTGAAAAACAAAGAGGCTATTTATCCTATGATGGCAGAAATGCAGAAAAAGGGCATTAATCCTTATTTTCATGTATTTGTTGGTGCTGATGATATGAACAGCTCAATGAATATTGTTCAGACTTATCAAGGTGGACTTGGTATGGGTGAAAGGGATTATTATTTAGAAAATGATGCAAAGACGAAAGAAATTCGTGACAAATATAAACTGCATGTTGATAAGATGTTCCAATTGATGGGATACAATAAGGGGGCTGCTCAAAAGGCTGCTAATTCTGTCATGGATATTGAAACACGTTTGGCTAAGGCTGCTCGTTCTCAGGTTGAATTGCGTGATCCTCATGCAAACTATAACAAAAAAACGATGGCTGAATTGAAGAAAGAATATCCAACTTTTTCTTGGAATGAATTCTTTACTGCTATTGGATTGAAAGACTTGAAGGAGGTTAATATTGGTCAGCCTGATGCTATAAAAGAAGCTGCTAATATAATTAATTCCGTGCCTTTGAATGAACAGATCGCTTATTTGCAATGGAATTTGATTAATACGGCTGCTCCTTATTTGAGCGATGAAATAGCTGGGCAAGATTTTGATTTCTTTGGTAAAACAATGTCAGGAAAGAAGGAACAAAAACCTCGCTGGAAACGCGGCGTTAGCACTATTAATTCTTCGCTTGGTGAAGCTGTTGGACAAATGTATGTGGAGAAATATTTCCCTGCTGCTGCCAAAGAACGTATGGTTGCTCTTGTTAAAAACTTACAAACATCTTTAGGAGAACGTATCAAAGGGTTGACTTGGATGAGTGAGCCAACTAAGGTGAAAGCTTTGGAAAAACTTGCTGCTTTTCATGTGAAGATTGGTTATCCTGATAAATGGAAAGATTATTCTTCTTTGGCAGTAAAAGATGATTCATATTGGGCGAATATCGAGCGTGCAAACGGTTGGGCACATACTGAGATGATTGCTAAGGCAGGAAAGCCTGTAGATAAAGATGAATGGTTGATGACTCCGCAAACGGTGAATGCTTATTATAATCCAACAACGAATGAGATTTGTTTCCCTGCAGGTATCCTACAATATCCTTTCTTTGATATGAATGCTGATGATGCCTTTAATTATGGAGCTATCGGCGTGGTTATCGGACATGAAATGACTCACGGTTTTGATGATCAAGGACGTCAATATGACAAAGATGGTAATCTAAAAGACTGGTGGACTGCAGAAGATGCGAAGAATTTTGAAGCACGCGCTGCTGTAATGGCAAACTTCTTTGATAGCATTCAAGTAGCTCCAGGTGTGCATGCTAATGGTAAATTTACTTTAGGAGAGAATATCGCTGATCATGGTGGTTTGCAGGTTTCATATCAGGCTTTTGAACATGCTACTGCAAGCGCTCCTTTGAAAAATATAAATGGATTTACACCGGAACAACGTTTCTTCTTGGCTTATGCTAATGTTTGGGCAGGTAATATAAGACCAGAAGAAATTTTACGTCGTACTAAGATGGATCCTCATTCATTAGGAAAATGGCGCGTAGATGGTGCTCTTCCTCAGATCCAAGCTTGGTATGACGCATATGGTATTACTGAGAAAGATCCTTTGTATTTACCTGTTGATAAAAGAGTCTCTATTTGGTAATTATTTGGAACAATATAATTTTGTATAAAAAAAGCGCCGTTCTGTACTTTGCAGTTTGGCGCTTTTTTAGTATTAATTCACACCTTATTTATAATGCGTATTAATACTTTATTTTGTAACTTTGCACGTCAAATACTTAATACGCACTTACATGTCTGGATCAAAGAAAATAAAAACCGCACTTGTCTCGGTTTACCACAAGGAAGGGTTAGATGAAATTATAACTAAACTTCATGAAGATGGAGTGGAATTTCTTTCTACGGGTGGAACCCGCCAGTTTATTGAATCATTGGGATTTCC
This window of the uncultured Bacteroides sp. genome carries:
- a CDS encoding ABC-F family ATP-binding cassette domain-containing protein, with the protein product MISVEGLKVEFNATPLFDDVSYVINKKDRIALVGKNGAGKSTMLKILAGLQLPTAGVVAAPKDVTIGYLPQVMILSDNHTVIEEAELAFEHIFEMQSNLERMNRELAERTDYDSEEYHKLIERFTHENERFLMMGGTNFHAEIERTLVGLGFSREDFNRSTSEFSGGWRMRIELAKLLLRRPDVLLLDEPTNHLDIESIQWLEFFLANRANAVVLVSHDRAFINNVTTRTIEISCGQIYDYKVCYDDFMVLRKERREQQLRAYENQQKQIQDTEDFIERFRYKATKSVQVQSRIKQLQKIERIEIDEEDNSALKLKFPPASRSGSYPIICEGVKKCYGEHVVFHDVDLTINRGEKVAFVGKNGEGKSTLVKCIMGEIDFEGKLTVGHNVQIGYFAQNQAQMLDENLTVFDTIDRVAVGDIRTKIRDILGAFMFGGEASDKKVKVLSGGERTRLAMIKLLLEPVNFLILDEPTNHLDMRSKDVLKEAIREFDGTVILVSHDRDFLNGLATKVYEFGSGLVKEHLGGIYDFLQRKKIESLDELQKAPSLSANTSTSTDEENQSSVSESKLSYEAQKEFNKKVKKLEKAITNCEAEINQLESAIAIIESRMATVEGASDMALYEQHQKLKQQLDKMVEEWEQKSLELEETKTN
- a CDS encoding M13 family metallopeptidase; this encodes MKARNYLPILAFCLIGGGCSSKKEAALTSGIDFANLDTTALPGTSFYEYADGGWLKSHPLTDEYSRFGSFDMLAENNRKQLKELIEGLAKEKHDEGSVAQKIGDLYNMALDSAKLNKDGYEPIKAELEAIASLKNKEAIYPMMAEMQKKGINPYFHVFVGADDMNSSMNIVQTYQGGLGMGERDYYLENDAKTKEIRDKYKLHVDKMFQLMGYNKGAAQKAANSVMDIETRLAKAARSQVELRDPHANYNKKTMAELKKEYPTFSWNEFFTAIGLKDLKEVNIGQPDAIKEAANIINSVPLNEQIAYLQWNLINTAAPYLSDEIAGQDFDFFGKTMSGKKEQKPRWKRGVSTINSSLGEAVGQMYVEKYFPAAAKERMVALVKNLQTSLGERIKGLTWMSEPTKVKALEKLAAFHVKIGYPDKWKDYSSLAVKDDSYWANIERANGWAHTEMIAKAGKPVDKDEWLMTPQTVNAYYNPTTNEICFPAGILQYPFFDMNADDAFNYGAIGVVIGHEMTHGFDDQGRQYDKDGNLKDWWTAEDAKNFEARAAVMANFFDSIQVAPGVHANGKFTLGENIADHGGLQVSYQAFEHATASAPLKNINGFTPEQRFFLAYANVWAGNIRPEEILRRTKMDPHSLGKWRVDGALPQIQAWYDAYGITEKDPLYLPVDKRVSIW